The following proteins are encoded in a genomic region of Atribacterota bacterium:
- a CDS encoding ABC transporter ATP-binding protein, translated as MTETSDSIILRLDHLTKYFGGVPAVKEVSFSIQEGALVGLIGPNGSGKTTIFNLITGVYPPDNGSIYYQGEDITSLKTYEIIGRRIARTFQNLRLFPHSTALENVMVAMQQHHSYSFGEAITHLGNWKKKEREIESKSIDILSRVGLVERSAQKARTLPYGMQRRLEIARAIALEPKFLFLDEPAAGMNPEEVNDLNALIIDIHKELKFTILVIEHHMDLVMEICPHIICMNFGNKIAEGNPLEIQSHPEVLKAYLGEEEVEW; from the coding sequence ATGACAGAAACATCTGATAGTATTATCCTGAGATTGGATCATCTCACTAAATATTTTGGAGGAGTTCCTGCTGTAAAGGAGGTCAGTTTTTCTATTCAGGAGGGAGCCTTAGTCGGGCTTATCGGTCCCAATGGTTCTGGCAAAACAACTATTTTTAACCTTATTACTGGAGTATATCCTCCGGATAACGGAAGTATTTATTATCAGGGTGAGGATATTACTTCTTTGAAAACCTATGAAATTATTGGTAGAAGAATAGCCAGAACTTTCCAGAATCTAAGACTTTTCCCCCATTCTACTGCTCTGGAGAATGTAATGGTGGCCATGCAGCAACATCATAGCTACTCCTTTGGAGAGGCGATAACACATTTAGGCAACTGGAAAAAGAAAGAAAGGGAAATTGAGTCGAAAAGTATAGATATTCTATCCAGAGTGGGATTGGTAGAGAGATCAGCTCAGAAAGCCAGAACACTTCCTTATGGAATGCAACGCAGACTGGAAATTGCCCGAGCTATAGCTCTGGAACCAAAATTTTTATTTCTGGATGAACCTGCTGCCGGGATGAATCCGGAAGAGGTTAATGACCTCAATGCTCTAATTATAGATATTCATAAGGAATTAAAATTTACCATACTGGTTATTGAGCATCATATGGATTTGGTTATGGAGATCTGCCCTCATATTATCTGTATGAATTTTGGCAATAAAATTGCCGAAGGAAATCCCCTTGAAATTCAAAGTCATCCCGAAGTTCTAAAGGCATATCTGGGTGAGGAGGAGGTTGAATGGTGA
- a CDS encoding ABC transporter ATP-binding protein: MVMTKNPILEIKDLHVSYGAIKALKGISLYIGEGEIVSVIGSNGAGKSTLMQTIMGMVPRESGEILLRNEPLARRSYQVINQGITLTPEGRQVFAPLTVYENLMMGAFSRSDRDKLNQDLNWVFSLFPILKERQQQYAGTLSGGEQQMLAIARSLMSRPKVLLLDEPSLGLAPIIIKSIFKELKRINSEGVTIFLVEQNARQALKLSNRGYVLQTGEIILQGDSQDLLANPDVEAAYLGTLQKKSLSCE, translated from the coding sequence ATGGTGATGACTAAGAATCCTATCCTGGAAATAAAAGACCTTCATGTAAGTTATGGTGCCATCAAAGCACTGAAGGGCATCTCTCTTTATATCGGAGAGGGAGAGATTGTCAGTGTAATCGGTTCAAACGGAGCGGGTAAATCAACACTCATGCAGACCATTATGGGGATGGTTCCCCGGGAAAGTGGTGAGATTTTGCTCAGAAATGAACCTCTGGCCAGAAGAAGTTACCAGGTAATAAACCAGGGTATAACCCTTACTCCTGAAGGAAGACAGGTCTTTGCCCCGCTTACTGTATATGAAAACCTGATGATGGGAGCCTTTTCCAGAAGTGACCGAGATAAGCTTAACCAAGATTTGAACTGGGTATTTTCTTTATTTCCCATATTGAAAGAGCGGCAACAGCAATATGCTGGAACCCTTTCGGGAGGAGAACAGCAGATGTTAGCCATTGCTCGGTCCCTGATGTCCAGACCAAAGGTCCTCCTGCTGGATGAACCATCTCTGGGATTGGCGCCAATCATTATTAAAAGTATTTTCAAAGAACTGAAAAGAATCAACTCTGAAGGAGTTACCATCTTTCTGGTAGAACAGAATGCCAGACAGGCGTTAAAACTTTCCAACAGAGGATATGTCCTTCAGACCGGTGAGATTATTCTTCAGGGCGATTCCCAAGATTTATTAGCTAATCCTGATGTCGAAGCAGCTTATCTGGGTACCTTACAAAAGAAGTCCTTATCCTGCGAATAA